In the genome of Nymphaea colorata isolate Beijing-Zhang1983 chromosome 9, ASM883128v2, whole genome shotgun sequence, one region contains:
- the LOC116260074 gene encoding LRR receptor-like serine/threonine-protein kinase GSO1 has protein sequence MRSSFFTRILTPTITPTKHDDAPKPLIVKTITGCFCTTAKAKHPPFTTTTETKASILAAIITATKQATSPPQPPSNRTSFSATVISNLNTFSATVTTKGTFSLPPEQRKRYLCCQYHKKTETHAPSLSLSTLCAVMNVRAPSSPAAPPHQLLLLLLVILQFLFPVAHQTACNEADKAALLGFKSGIVSDPSNLLGSWNSSTDCCESWEGVNCNYAGRVVWLSRPGLLSGDDFILDTSMSGTISPALGDLAHLVHLDLSDLKHLAGSIPPPLGELTRLTFLDLHGNRLTGTIPDSVGRLIRLRQLYVGLNQFTGEIPPAIGNILALTELDLSENHLTGGIPASFGGLVSVTKLDLHGNNISGGIPPEIGRMAALSYLDLSGNRLTGGIPPEIGGLSRLRLAYLNGNQLSGSLPSSLSGLSAIKFLRLSENRLSGRLPESIGSLSKLERLILENNRITGALPEALGRVVTLSELYLANNRFSGKIPASLGNLTGLQTLDLSRNRLSGPIPPELSALKGLQTLDLSFNPLNLRTIPVWISSLGLFRLHLAGTGLVGALPEWLSASPLSTLDLSSNKLSGELPNWIGNMSTLAFLNFSHNSFRSSIPQSFRNLSLLMDLDLRSNRLVGKLEPIFRKSFADPLGRFNSIDISHNRFSGPVDADIGNLESTDMIEKLVLSGNPLKGKIPPSIGNMSRLRVLELSGNGLVGRIPEELGSARELVAVDLSKNRLRGKIPGRVMGLVNLQKFDVSDNRLSGKIPAYNRSFPAKCFRGNRGLCGTPLPPCRRY, from the coding sequence atgcGTTCATCGTTCTTTACTCGAATCCTTACCCCCACAATTACCCCCACAAAGCATGATGACGCCCCTAAACCCCTCATAGTTAAAACCATCACAGGTTGCTTCTGCACCACCGCGAAAGCTAAGCATCCTCCGTTCACCACCACCACTGAAACCAAGGCAAGCATCCTCGCTGCCATCATCACCGCCACCAAGCAAGCAACATCCCCGCCTCAACCACCATCAAACCGAACATCTTTCTCCGCCACTGTCATTTCCAATCTGAACACTTTCTCTGCCACCGTTACCACCAAAGGGACATTCTCCCTCCCACCAGAGCAAAGGAAACGTTATTTGTGCTGccaatatcataaaaaaacagAGACACacgctccctccctctctctctctaccctctGTGCAGTCATGAATGTAAGAGCGCCGTCATCACCAGCAGCACCACCCCACCAActattgctgctgctgctggtcaTCCTCCAATTCTTGTTTCCTGTAGCGCACCAAACTGCATGCAACGAGGCGGACAAGGCAGCGCTCTTGGGGTTCAAGTCAGGGATCGTGTCCGACCCTTCCAATCTGCTGGGTTCGTGGAACTCGTCAACCGACTGCTGCGAGTCATGGGAAGGCGTCAACTGCAACTACGCCGGCCGTGTGGTCTGGCTATCCCGACCGGGACTCCTCTCCGGCGACGACTTTATCCTGGACACCTCAATGTCAGGGACCATTTCGCCCGCACTAGGCGACCTAGCCCACCTCGTCCATCTCGACCTCAGCGACCTCAAGCACCTCGCTGGGTCTATACCTCCCCCACTCGGCGAGCTCACCAGGCTCACTTTCCTCGACCTCCACGGCAATCGACTCACCGGAACCATTCCCGACTCCGTCGGCCGTCTCATACGGCTCCGGCAACTCTACGTGGGATTAAACCAGTTCACCGGCGAGATCCCGCCGGCAATCGGCAATATCCTAGCACTCACCGAGCTCGACCTTTCGGAGAACCACCTTACGGGTGGTATTCCAGCGAGCTTTGGCGGTCTCGTCTCTGTGACCAAGCTCGACCTCCACGGGAACAACATATCTGGCGGCATTCCACCGGAGATCGGCCGGATGGCAGCTCTGTCTTACCTGGACCTATCAGGAAACCGACTTACGGGAGGAATCCCGCCAGAAATTGGAGGACTGTCGCGGCTTCGTCTCGCGTATCTCAACGGTAATCAGTTGTCTGGGAGCCTGCCGTCGTCCCTTTCTGGCCTGAGCGCGATCAAGTTCCTCCGTTTATCAGAGAACCGGCTCTCGGGCAGGCTGCCGGAATCAATCGGCTCGCTGTCGAAGCTCGAACGGCTGATCCTCGAGAACAATCGCATCACAGGAGCACTCCCGGAGGCGCTTGGCAGAGTCGTAACCCTCTCGGAGCTCTATCTCGCTAACAACCGTTTCAGTGGGAAGATTCCGGCAAGCCTCGGGAACTTGACTGGCCTCCAGACTCTTGACCTATCAAGAAACCGGTTGTCCGGCCCCATCCCGCCAGAGCTATCGGCATTGAAGGGGTTGCAGACACTCGACCTATCCTTCAACCCTCTCAACCTGCGAACTATCCCCGTCTGGATCTCCAGTCTCGGACTCTTCCGGCTGCACCTTGCCGGAACAGGGCTCGTGGGTGCGCTGCCGGAATGGCTGTCAGCTTCGCCGCTATCAACGCTCGATCTCTCCAGCAATAAATTGTCCGGAGAATTACCTAATTGGATCGGAAACATGAGCACCCTCGCGTTCCTGAACTTCTCGCACAATTCCTTCCGCTCATCAATCCCCCAATCTTTCAGAAACCTCTCGCTCCTGATGGATCTCGACCTCCGGTCGAACCGCCTTGTCGGGAAACTGGAACCCATCTTTCGAAAGTCGTTCGCCGATCCACTAGGTCGGTTCAATTCGATCGACATCTCGCATAATCGGTTCTCCGGACCGGTCGACGCCGATATCGGGAATCTCGAGAGCACGGACATGATCGAGAAGCTGGTGCTCTCTGGAAATCCCTTGAAAGGAAAGATCCCGCCATCCATAGGCAACATGAGCCGGTTGCGAGTTTTGGAACTCTCCGGGAACGGGCTCGTCGGAAGGATCCCGGAAGAATTGGGAAGCGCTAGGGAGTTGGTGGCAGTCGACCTCTCCAAGAACCGTCTGAGAGGGAAGATACCGGGGAGGGTGATGGGTTTGGTCAATCTGCAAAAGTTCGACGTCTCGGACAACCGGCTGAGCGGGAAGATACCTGCCTATAACAGGAGCTTCCCCGCTAAATGCTTCAGGGGAAACCGCGGCTTGTGTGGGACGCCATTGCCGCCCTGCAGACGCTATTAA
- the LOC116260034 gene encoding B-box zinc finger protein 20-like: MKIQCDVCSKEEASLFCCADEAALCKACDQRVHHANKLAGKHQRLPLHLPPSSKQSPLCDICKERRAFLFCQEDRAILCRDCDIPIHTANELTAKHNRFLLTGIKLLAPSDTEPSVVESVVKPTIVPKVSAAPPAKALQSPAPASGNGNEKNEIGCTTSISDYLIKTIPGWHVEDFLDSVGTGFPDAIDLPSVDGLCKTEEMLKYMEPNFSGDFGYGGPILHNQVFQVPDIPVPAQSLNELMNCYRRGMNVKPLNNLRDVDLLKAQMLYNDDGFTVPQISPPGKRGRWC; this comes from the exons ATGAAGATCCAGTGTGATGTGTGCAGCAAGGAGGAGGCCTCCCTCTTCTGCTGCGCCGACGAAGCTGCGCTCTGCAAGGCATGTGACCAGCGCGTCCATCATGCCAACAAGCTCGCCGGAAAGCACCAACGCCTTCCTCTCCACCTGCCCCCCTCTTCCAAGCAGTCTCCTCTATGTGATATCtgcaag GAGAGGCGGGCCTTCCTTTTCTGCCAAGAAGACCGAGCGATTCTCTGCCGAGATTGCGACATCCCAATTCACACTGCCAACGAATTGACTGCTAAGCACAACAGGTTCCTCCTCACCGGCATCAAGCTCCTAGCCCCATCTGATACCGAGCCCTCCGTAGTTGAATCGGTCGTGAAGCCCACCATCGTTCCCAAAGTCTCCGCGGCCCCGCCTGCGAAAGCTCTTCAGTCCCCGGCGCCGGCGTCAGGGAATGGCAATGAGAAGAACGAAATTGGTTGCACCACCAGCATTTCAGACTACTTGATCAAGACCATACCTGGTTGGCACGTCGAAGACTTTCTCGACAGCGTGGGAACCGGGTTCCCGGACGCCATTGATTTGCCTTCAGTCGATGGGTTGTGTAAG aCAGAGGAGATGTTGAAATACATGGAGCCAAACTTCAGTGGTGATTTTGGCTATGGAGGCCCTATTCTGCATAACCAAGTTTTCCAAGTTCCAGATATTCCAGTTCCTGCTCAGAGTTTAAATGAGCTTATGAACTGTTACCGACGAGGCATGAATGTGAAACCCTTAAACAATTTAAGGGATGTAGATCTTTTGAAGGCTCAAATGTTATACAACGACGATGGATTTACTGTTCCCCAGATCAGCCCGCCCGGCAAAAGGGGAAGATGGTGTTGA